A portion of the Microlunatus phosphovorus NM-1 genome contains these proteins:
- a CDS encoding GNAT family N-acetyltransferase yields the protein MTVDEVGNDGGRARRVSVRRVEPEEYEAVGELTVVAYRADGLLRGADGSADHYAPVLRDTATRDAQAEVWVAVDDHDALLGTVTWCPPGSPYREIAHSPDEAEFRMLAVPPALRRRGAARALVLACISRARAEGMRTVLLSSLPQMTAAHGLYRDLGFLRAPDLDHHPIPLVDLWAFQLSLTSPAPIESRSVQSRHSPGLESHP from the coding sequence GTGACGGTTGACGAGGTCGGCAACGACGGCGGTCGGGCCCGGCGGGTATCGGTCCGCAGGGTCGAGCCTGAGGAATACGAGGCGGTCGGCGAGCTGACCGTGGTGGCCTACCGTGCCGACGGACTCCTCCGAGGAGCGGACGGGTCGGCAGACCACTACGCACCGGTGCTGCGCGACACGGCTACCCGCGACGCGCAGGCCGAGGTCTGGGTTGCGGTCGATGACCACGATGCTCTGCTCGGCACCGTGACCTGGTGCCCACCTGGCTCTCCGTACCGGGAGATCGCCCATAGTCCCGACGAGGCCGAGTTCCGGATGCTGGCGGTGCCACCTGCCCTCCGCCGACGCGGGGCGGCTCGAGCGTTGGTGCTGGCCTGCATCAGTCGTGCCCGAGCCGAGGGGATGCGGACGGTGCTGCTGTCGTCCTTGCCTCAGATGACTGCGGCGCACGGTCTGTATCGAGACCTGGGCTTCCTCCGCGCTCCCGACCTCGATCACCACCCGATCCCCCTGGTGGATCTCTGGGCATTCCAGCTGTCGCTGACCTCACCTGCGCCGATCGAGTCTCGATCCGTCCAGTCTCGCCACTCCCCCGGTCTCGAGAGCCACCCATAG
- a CDS encoding aldo/keto reductase, translated as MAAVAEARGLRRGQVVLAWLTGNRPSLTPIVGVSTVEQVDQAWAGVTTRLTEHEMAVLNAP; from the coding sequence TTGGCGGCCGTCGCGGAGGCGCGGGGGCTCCGGCGCGGCCAAGTCGTCCTTGCCTGGCTGACCGGCAACCGGCCCTCGCTGACCCCGATCGTCGGAGTGAGCACCGTCGAGCAGGTCGACCAGGCCTGGGCCGGCGTCACCACACGGCTCACCGAACACGAGATGGCTGTTCTGAACGCGCCGTAG
- a CDS encoding VOC family protein codes for MNVQSTTISLTVADVASSAAFFQGHLGYRQQMAAEGFVSLARDGTGVDVVLLQQGSEALPEGQRDQLASGLIIAYTVTDLDTELSRLNDEDVPITLPLQEEEWGERLFQVTDPSGVVIQFVEWSQGSGPPA; via the coding sequence ATGAACGTCCAGTCCACCACGATCTCTCTCACCGTCGCCGACGTCGCCTCGTCTGCCGCCTTCTTCCAGGGCCACCTGGGCTATCGGCAGCAGATGGCGGCCGAAGGCTTCGTCTCGCTGGCCCGCGACGGCACCGGGGTCGACGTCGTCCTCCTCCAGCAAGGCAGCGAGGCGTTGCCCGAAGGCCAGCGCGATCAACTGGCCTCCGGGCTGATCATTGCCTACACCGTCACAGATCTCGACACCGAACTGAGTCGGCTGAACGACGAGGACGTGCCGATCACCCTGCCGCTCCAGGAAGAGGAGTGGGGTGAGCGGCTCTTCCAGGTCACCGATCCCAGCGGAGTCGTTATCCAGTTCGTCGAGTGGAGTCAAGGCAGCGGCCCGCCGGCCTGA
- a CDS encoding (deoxy)nucleoside triphosphate pyrophosphohydrolase, whose amino-acid sequence MKRIHVVGAVITKDGQVLCAQRGPAGSLAGLWEFPGGKIEHGETPRAALEREIAEELRCDVEVGESVTTTTYEYDFGIVTLTTFSCRLIGGTPELTEHAAIRWLPPGELDTIDWAPADVPAVVRIQELSRAKELGS is encoded by the coding sequence GTGAAGCGGATCCATGTGGTAGGCGCAGTGATCACGAAAGACGGGCAGGTTCTGTGCGCTCAGCGTGGACCTGCCGGGAGTCTTGCCGGTCTGTGGGAGTTTCCCGGTGGGAAGATCGAACACGGTGAGACGCCGAGGGCCGCGCTGGAGCGGGAGATCGCCGAAGAACTGCGCTGTGATGTCGAAGTGGGTGAGTCGGTCACCACGACCACTTACGAGTACGACTTCGGCATCGTCACTCTGACCACCTTCTCCTGCCGCCTGATTGGTGGCACGCCCGAGCTGACCGAGCACGCCGCCATCAGGTGGCTGCCGCCGGGCGAACTGGACACGATCGACTGGGCGCCGGCCGACGTACCCGCCGTGGTACGGATCCAGGAGTTGTCCAGAGCCAAGGAACTCGGCTCGTGA
- a CDS encoding DUF3427 domain-containing protein: protein MTDAMDVSYQLALDVRFGYLEETEVAGPRHFNPKLVLNRDDRTVQHALIEELDRCDSFTFSVAFVSAAAIAQLKQHLVDFQGTGCLITSDFLGFNRPEAFAELLNLQRHLGFDVRRHTAKGFHPKGYVFEGEHGVTAVVGSSNLTSAALADNHEWNLKVSAATGSDLAGQFEDLLTEQIADSEPLTQEWIDAYAAIYVAPAPALRSKPELDDRGAVVIKPNSMQQDALLSLDFVRAEGARRAIIISATGTGKTILSALDVRAVNPRRLLFVVHREQILDRTIEEYHRVLGGSRRDYGKLTGALKQPDRRYVFATIQTLSQSGVLTGFAPDTFDYVIIDEAHRAGAAGYQRVIAHLQPDFLLGMTATPERMDGFNVFELFDHNVPYEIRLSHALEAEILCPFHYYGIADVTYADGRTVADGTDLRLLVSPERVAHLVRALGLYGQAGVAPRGLIFCSRKEEAKALSDALNQHTLRGQQLRTVALTGDDPVAVREQRVAELESGALDYILTVDIFNEGVDIPTVNQVIMLRQTQSAIIFVQQLGRGLRQAAGKEYLVVIDFIGNYSNNYLIPIALFGDDSLNRESLREKLNETVEGGSLPGLSSVSFDEIARGRILNSITATKLDSLPNLKTALLAMQRRVGRVPALWDFHRFESVDPVVLATKTQHYPALVQQLLKVDAGLSVDESKMLALLSHEVLPSKRLHEFVLLELLLDSSVVSADQLREAFAAAGLPAGEAQVRSAIDSVGLRGYPQANLTKYLPVASEHDGEVQFTESFLASYASSETFRSAVDDVLQTGSRLTRQRFRADMPFTPGMQYSRRDAAHLLGWPRSNEATIFGYKIDVAAGVAAIFVTLTKSTGVAASTAYEDQLLDLSSMRWFSKSNRTLQSKDVRALLSHPLDLHVFVKQSDADGSDHYYLGRATPHDPVETTMPVGGGKVLPVVTMTLRFREPIKQGLFDYFHPMG, encoded by the coding sequence GTGACCGACGCCATGGACGTGAGCTACCAACTGGCCTTGGATGTCCGGTTCGGCTACCTGGAAGAGACCGAAGTCGCCGGCCCTCGCCATTTCAACCCGAAGCTCGTCCTCAACCGGGACGACCGCACCGTGCAGCATGCCTTGATCGAGGAGTTGGATCGCTGCGACTCGTTCACCTTCTCGGTTGCGTTCGTCTCGGCTGCGGCCATTGCACAGCTCAAGCAGCATCTGGTCGACTTCCAGGGCACCGGCTGTCTCATCACGTCGGACTTCCTCGGGTTCAACCGGCCGGAGGCGTTCGCGGAACTCCTCAACCTGCAACGACACCTGGGCTTCGATGTCCGCCGTCATACCGCCAAGGGATTTCATCCCAAGGGTTACGTGTTCGAGGGCGAGCACGGCGTGACGGCCGTGGTCGGCAGTTCAAACCTCACGAGCGCTGCCCTGGCCGACAACCACGAATGGAATCTCAAGGTGTCGGCTGCGACCGGCAGCGACCTGGCCGGCCAGTTCGAAGATCTTCTGACCGAGCAGATCGCCGATTCGGAGCCGCTCACTCAGGAATGGATCGATGCATACGCGGCGATCTACGTCGCACCGGCGCCGGCCCTCAGATCCAAGCCGGAGCTCGACGATCGCGGCGCGGTGGTCATCAAGCCCAACTCGATGCAGCAGGACGCCCTGCTCAGCCTCGACTTCGTGCGGGCGGAAGGCGCGCGGCGAGCCATCATCATCTCGGCCACCGGCACGGGCAAGACGATCCTGTCGGCGCTGGACGTTCGCGCGGTCAACCCGCGGCGACTGCTCTTCGTCGTTCACCGCGAGCAGATCCTGGATCGCACGATCGAGGAATATCACCGCGTCCTCGGCGGGTCGCGTCGCGACTACGGCAAGCTCACCGGTGCGCTGAAGCAGCCCGACCGACGGTATGTGTTCGCGACCATCCAGACCTTGTCGCAGTCCGGTGTCTTGACCGGGTTCGCGCCCGACACGTTCGACTACGTGATCATCGACGAAGCGCACCGTGCCGGCGCCGCCGGCTACCAGCGAGTCATCGCTCACCTCCAGCCGGACTTTCTGCTTGGCATGACCGCGACGCCCGAACGGATGGACGGCTTCAACGTCTTCGAGCTGTTCGACCACAACGTCCCGTACGAGATCCGGCTCAGCCATGCTCTCGAGGCGGAGATACTCTGCCCCTTCCACTACTACGGGATTGCCGATGTCACCTATGCCGACGGCCGCACCGTGGCCGACGGCACCGACCTGCGGCTGCTCGTGTCACCGGAGCGGGTGGCTCATCTGGTGCGGGCACTCGGCCTGTACGGCCAAGCCGGTGTGGCGCCGCGTGGGCTGATCTTCTGCAGCCGCAAGGAGGAGGCGAAAGCGCTCTCGGACGCGCTCAACCAGCACACGCTTCGAGGGCAGCAGCTCCGTACTGTGGCGTTGACCGGTGACGACCCGGTCGCGGTGCGGGAGCAGCGGGTCGCGGAGCTCGAGTCAGGAGCGCTCGACTACATCCTCACGGTCGACATCTTCAACGAGGGCGTCGACATCCCCACCGTCAATCAAGTGATCATGCTGCGGCAGACCCAGTCGGCGATCATCTTCGTGCAGCAGCTCGGCCGCGGGCTACGTCAAGCGGCCGGCAAGGAGTATCTCGTCGTCATCGATTTCATCGGCAACTACAGCAACAACTACCTGATCCCGATCGCACTGTTCGGCGACGACTCGCTCAACCGGGAGAGCCTGCGCGAGAAGCTGAACGAGACGGTCGAGGGCGGCTCGCTGCCTGGTCTGTCGAGTGTCAGCTTCGACGAAATCGCACGTGGTCGCATTCTGAACTCGATCACCGCGACCAAACTGGACAGCCTGCCGAACTTGAAAACCGCGCTCTTGGCAATGCAGCGCAGGGTCGGCCGAGTGCCCGCCCTGTGGGACTTCCATCGGTTCGAGTCCGTAGATCCGGTCGTGCTGGCGACGAAGACACAGCACTATCCCGCACTCGTGCAGCAGTTGCTCAAGGTCGACGCCGGGCTGTCGGTGGACGAGTCCAAGATGCTCGCGCTGCTGTCTCACGAGGTGCTTCCAAGCAAGCGGCTTCATGAGTTCGTCCTGCTGGAACTGCTGTTGGACTCGTCGGTGGTCTCGGCGGACCAGCTCAGGGAGGCATTCGCGGCGGCCGGACTGCCTGCCGGAGAGGCTCAGGTGAGGAGTGCGATCGACTCGGTCGGCCTGCGCGGCTATCCGCAGGCGAATCTGACGAAGTACCTTCCGGTTGCCAGCGAGCATGACGGGGAGGTCCAGTTCACCGAGTCGTTCTTGGCGTCGTACGCCTCCTCGGAGACATTTCGATCCGCGGTCGATGACGTTCTCCAGACCGGCAGCCGGCTGACCCGTCAGCGTTTTCGGGCCGATATGCCCTTCACGCCTGGCATGCAGTATTCACGGCGCGACGCAGCCCACTTGCTCGGTTGGCCGAGGTCCAACGAGGCGACAATCTTCGGCTACAAGATCGATGTGGCGGCAGGGGTTGCCGCCATCTTCGTGACATTGACGAAGTCGACCGGCGTGGCGGCGAGCACGGCGTACGAAGATCAGCTTCTCGACCTGTCGTCCATGCGCTGGTTCTCCAAGAGCAATCGCACGCTGCAGAGCAAGGACGTACGTGCTCTCCTGAGCCATCCACTGGACCTGCACGTATTCGTCAAGCAGAGCGACGCCGACGGCAGCGACCACTACTACTTGGGCCGTGCGACTCCGCACGACCCCGTCGAGACCACCATGCCGGTCGGAGGCGGCAAGGTGCTGCCTGTTGTCACGATGACGCTCCGATTCCGCGAACCAATCAAGCAGGGTCTCTTCGACTACTTCCATCCCATGGGCTGA
- a CDS encoding DUF6361 family protein — MASTIAWLDTSADEQRRVREMIALFAQQESRDELGIGQIRDTISELLFPGTSVLQTRTKYFSPWDGSSRRDPA; from the coding sequence GTGGCGTCGACGATCGCGTGGCTGGACACGTCAGCCGACGAGCAGCGACGAGTACGCGAGATGATCGCGCTGTTCGCTCAGCAGGAGAGCCGGGACGAGCTCGGCATCGGTCAGATCCGGGACACGATCAGTGAACTGCTCTTTCCAGGGACCTCGGTGCTGCAGACCCGCACCAAATACTTCAGCCCATGGGATGGAAGTAGTCGAAGAGACCCTGCTTGA
- a CDS encoding AAA family ATPase: MIKKLDESVFDALLEADVEDDAVDMVLAALAGEAALDAVLAGEAAPPRPDAKTARVAPHGAFLSRLTVRGFRGIGRPTVVNLPPGPGLTVIAGRNGSGKSSLSEALECALTGTTNRWDRELGHAEFRTGWRNLHQGDPCEITVTLHHEGEGSATVRVAWPSHALNPKDASRTYQVAGQPREATDLGWTAAVQSFRPMLSYEDLGLLLTAKPSELHDSIARALDLDALTSAVGLLRDRAAPLKLPLKQAGQDRRALRSELADVDDDRARAAQRLLGRASPDLAALEQLATGPTVASGPLQTCQRILAVEIATLETVESVARELDVAREELAGVGEQRSRAAALRDQLLLEAIDYHQAAGDTECPVCGTGSLDGDWRRRTEAALAENDLLLDARGEAERRHRKAAEAVRQLIGAAPTILGQTDVSLSSQHRVIEAWGAWDAMSANSSSDTPAEAQDQILARYQALAEGLAAWQKEAQSLAAALTERWSPYALRIAQLVADFTSALAQNEQAATLDAARVAADEVAQRLRTDRVNPIVDRTKQIWQQLRQESNVRLEEIELTGRGNRRTVDIKAVVDDAAGSSALSVMSQGELNSLALALYLPRATSEDSPFRFLVLDDPVQAMDPTKVDGLAAVLADLAETRQVVVFSHDDRFAQAARRLPSPPTILSVRRGRQSEVIVQAELRPVERHLKDAHAVLQEPNLEETIQRRVIPGILRQAIEAAAWRRYVDERLAAGDRLDDLERAWEDAQRTRARLELLLGPRLDGWLRRDERRPRALVVCNKGTHQPMTGDLGEAYEDAKAVSLALENKHR; this comes from the coding sequence ATGATCAAGAAGCTGGACGAGAGTGTCTTCGACGCGCTGCTGGAGGCGGACGTCGAGGACGATGCCGTCGACATGGTGCTGGCGGCGCTGGCGGGTGAGGCCGCGCTGGACGCGGTGCTGGCAGGAGAAGCAGCCCCGCCGCGACCTGATGCGAAGACCGCGCGAGTCGCTCCGCACGGTGCCTTCTTGAGCCGGCTGACGGTACGCGGGTTCCGCGGGATCGGGAGGCCTACCGTCGTGAACCTGCCGCCCGGTCCGGGGCTGACCGTGATCGCTGGACGGAACGGTTCGGGCAAGTCGAGTCTGAGCGAGGCGTTGGAGTGCGCGCTGACCGGCACCACCAACCGCTGGGACCGAGAGCTCGGCCACGCCGAGTTCCGGACCGGTTGGCGGAATCTGCACCAGGGCGACCCGTGTGAGATCACCGTGACGTTGCACCACGAGGGAGAGGGTTCCGCAACGGTTCGAGTCGCATGGCCGTCCCACGCGCTGAACCCGAAGGACGCGAGCCGGACCTATCAAGTCGCAGGACAGCCGCGGGAGGCCACCGATCTCGGCTGGACAGCAGCAGTGCAGAGCTTCCGGCCGATGCTCTCCTACGAAGACCTCGGCCTGCTGTTGACGGCCAAACCGAGCGAGTTGCACGACTCGATCGCCCGGGCGCTGGACCTTGATGCGCTCACCAGCGCGGTCGGGCTGCTCCGTGACCGGGCCGCGCCACTCAAGCTGCCGTTGAAGCAAGCGGGCCAGGACCGCAGAGCACTGCGGTCGGAGCTTGCGGACGTTGATGACGATCGGGCCCGGGCAGCCCAGCGACTGCTCGGCCGTGCCAGCCCTGATCTTGCCGCACTCGAGCAACTGGCTACCGGGCCGACCGTGGCGAGCGGGCCGTTGCAGACCTGCCAGCGGATACTCGCGGTTGAGATCGCCACGCTCGAAACAGTCGAGAGCGTCGCTCGAGAGCTCGATGTCGCGCGCGAAGAGCTGGCGGGAGTCGGGGAGCAGCGGTCCAGGGCAGCCGCGCTGCGCGACCAGCTGCTCCTCGAGGCGATCGACTATCACCAGGCAGCCGGTGACACGGAGTGCCCGGTCTGTGGCACTGGGTCGCTGGACGGTGACTGGCGCCGGCGTACGGAGGCGGCACTGGCCGAGAACGATCTGCTTCTCGATGCTCGGGGGGAGGCGGAGCGGCGTCATCGAAAGGCGGCAGAGGCCGTGCGGCAGCTGATCGGTGCGGCGCCCACGATCCTCGGGCAGACCGACGTTTCGTTGTCGAGCCAGCACAGGGTGATTGAAGCCTGGGGTGCCTGGGACGCCATGTCTGCCAACTCCTCCTCCGACACACCCGCCGAGGCCCAAGACCAGATCCTGGCGCGGTACCAAGCGCTGGCTGAGGGGTTGGCGGCCTGGCAGAAGGAGGCGCAATCACTGGCAGCCGCTCTGACAGAACGATGGTCGCCGTACGCGCTACGCATCGCTCAGCTGGTGGCTGACTTCACGTCGGCGCTGGCGCAGAACGAGCAGGCAGCCACCCTCGATGCGGCGCGGGTCGCGGCCGATGAGGTCGCGCAACGGTTGCGTACCGATCGGGTCAACCCGATCGTGGACCGGACGAAACAGATCTGGCAGCAGTTGCGACAAGAGAGCAACGTCAGACTCGAGGAGATCGAGCTGACGGGCCGCGGCAACCGCCGTACGGTCGACATCAAAGCCGTGGTCGACGACGCCGCCGGGAGCAGCGCGCTGTCTGTGATGAGCCAAGGTGAGCTCAACTCGCTGGCGTTGGCCTTGTACCTGCCGCGCGCTACTTCCGAGGACAGCCCGTTCCGGTTCCTGGTGCTGGACGACCCCGTCCAGGCCATGGACCCGACCAAAGTGGACGGACTTGCCGCCGTGCTCGCCGACCTGGCGGAGACACGTCAGGTCGTCGTGTTCTCCCACGACGACCGATTTGCGCAAGCAGCCCGTCGCTTGCCCAGCCCGCCGACCATCTTGAGCGTACGGCGGGGTCGCCAGTCGGAGGTGATCGTTCAGGCCGAGCTTCGACCCGTGGAACGGCACCTGAAGGACGCCCACGCGGTGCTCCAGGAACCGAACCTGGAGGAGACCATCCAGCGCAGGGTGATTCCGGGCATCCTGCGTCAGGCGATCGAGGCGGCCGCCTGGCGGCGGTATGTCGACGAACGGCTGGCCGCTGGCGATCGACTCGATGACCTCGAGCGAGCTTGGGAGGATGCCCAGCGGACCCGAGCGAGACTGGAGTTGCTGCTCGGGCCCCGCCTGGATGGCTGGCTGAGACGAGACGAGCGTCGACCCAGGGCGTTGGTCGTCTGCAACAAGGGCACTCATCAGCCGATGACCGGCGACTTGGGTGAGGCGTACGAAGACGCCAAAGCGGTCAGTCTTGCGCTCGAGAACAAGCACCGATGA
- a CDS encoding M12 family metallo-peptidase, whose protein sequence is MPRRTRFVAAVVVTAALTVAGLTLAPPTADAQPNDHIFTPFREFKPSGSKVRIDPKRFSAVKVDPADVRAKLARAPMAASAKPTVFELPTPNGKTERFEVRRSLVMETKLAAAHPELQTWSGVSLDHRGTSVALDVTPMGFHASVRGPNGQDAWYIDPAYNKRGTREHLVYYGHSLPKPMDSPVERELPAINRQIEGQRSMPQAAPSPTVTQRVYRLALLSDPTYADYFGSENVLAEKVTLMVRVNQIYNDDLAIRMVLVDGTEKLNLDTVDKATGADGPCGLHSCYTLDPDAQDYVEGQLSYCDVGTLQRNQTVLGQLIGASNYDIGHVALGTNGGGIAGLGVVGSIEKAMGCTGIPDPVGDYYAIDYVAHEVGHQFAGNHTFNGTQWNCSGGNRNAGTSVEPGSGSSIMAYAGICRQDNLQPHSDPYFSQRSISEMTAYTGGVAPSPVEVQDVSLSGFEAPGDTLTIGYPGATAEPVTVTFGSTYTAENLKAAIEGLTGKKVTIAKWGYDPYAGIYSDPVVYPAPVGQPDEAGFQVIFAGDPDPYTDDSDRMDMRALIVKTSDGVGARVGETAKGGPANNNGETHRTGNRAPSVTGPAGRTLPLRTPFTLRGSGTDPDGDKLTYLWEQNDVGGVNGTALVDNKKVDGPLFRVFGHYADVSDENARLSPSPGQNQAGYSPSRTFPDMEQILAGNTNAKTGTCPPAPPNNADTYVVVPLPIVNCYSEFLPVKGYVGNAGSKTPAMHFRLTARDTVAGGGGVSYADLTLRLDPNAGPFLVSSFAKGGSVKAGSKQTITWKVNRTRKLAKNVKILLSTDNGKTWSKVLVNKTANDGRVRVKLPKKVKTTQARIMIRAIDNYFFDVNDSVFRIR, encoded by the coding sequence ATGCCACGCCGAACGAGGTTTGTTGCCGCAGTGGTGGTGACCGCAGCACTGACCGTGGCCGGCTTGACGCTGGCGCCGCCGACAGCAGACGCGCAGCCGAATGACCACATCTTCACCCCGTTCCGAGAGTTCAAGCCCTCCGGTTCGAAGGTCAGGATCGATCCCAAACGCTTCTCCGCGGTGAAGGTCGATCCCGCGGACGTGCGGGCCAAGCTTGCGCGTGCGCCGATGGCCGCTTCTGCCAAGCCGACCGTGTTCGAGTTGCCTACGCCGAACGGGAAGACCGAGCGTTTCGAAGTCCGACGCTCCCTCGTCATGGAGACCAAGCTTGCTGCCGCGCACCCCGAGCTGCAGACGTGGTCAGGCGTGTCGCTCGATCATCGCGGCACGTCCGTCGCGCTCGATGTCACCCCGATGGGCTTCCACGCGTCCGTGCGCGGCCCGAACGGTCAGGATGCTTGGTACATCGATCCGGCGTACAACAAGCGCGGGACACGTGAGCACCTCGTCTACTACGGGCACAGCCTGCCGAAGCCGATGGATTCTCCGGTGGAGCGGGAGCTGCCTGCCATCAACCGGCAGATCGAAGGGCAGCGATCGATGCCTCAGGCGGCGCCCAGTCCCACGGTGACGCAGCGGGTGTATCGACTGGCCCTGCTGAGCGACCCGACCTACGCCGACTACTTCGGCAGCGAGAATGTGCTGGCCGAAAAGGTCACGCTGATGGTCCGGGTCAACCAGATCTACAACGACGATCTGGCGATCCGGATGGTGCTGGTCGACGGCACCGAGAAGCTCAACCTCGACACGGTCGACAAGGCGACCGGGGCCGACGGACCCTGTGGCTTGCACTCCTGCTACACGCTGGATCCCGACGCCCAGGACTACGTCGAAGGCCAGCTGTCCTACTGTGACGTGGGCACGTTGCAGCGCAACCAGACCGTTCTCGGCCAGCTGATCGGGGCGTCCAACTACGACATCGGCCACGTCGCGCTGGGCACCAACGGTGGTGGCATCGCCGGCCTCGGCGTCGTCGGCAGCATCGAGAAGGCCATGGGTTGCACCGGCATTCCCGACCCGGTCGGCGACTACTACGCGATCGACTATGTCGCCCACGAGGTGGGGCACCAGTTCGCCGGCAACCACACCTTCAACGGCACCCAATGGAATTGCTCAGGCGGCAACCGCAACGCGGGGACGTCGGTCGAACCCGGATCGGGCTCCTCGATCATGGCGTACGCAGGCATCTGCCGGCAGGACAACCTCCAGCCGCACAGTGACCCCTACTTCTCCCAGCGCTCGATCAGCGAGATGACCGCGTACACCGGCGGTGTGGCGCCCAGTCCGGTCGAGGTGCAGGACGTGTCTTTGAGTGGTTTCGAAGCTCCGGGTGACACGCTCACCATCGGCTACCCCGGCGCGACGGCCGAGCCGGTCACCGTGACGTTCGGTTCGACCTACACCGCTGAGAACCTCAAGGCAGCCATCGAGGGATTGACCGGCAAGAAGGTCACGATCGCGAAGTGGGGCTACGACCCGTACGCCGGGATCTACTCCGATCCCGTGGTCTACCCCGCGCCGGTCGGCCAGCCGGACGAGGCAGGCTTCCAGGTGATCTTCGCCGGGGACCCCGACCCGTATACCGACGACAGCGACCGCATGGACATGCGCGCTCTCATCGTGAAGACGTCGGACGGCGTCGGGGCTCGGGTCGGCGAGACCGCGAAGGGCGGTCCGGCGAACAACAACGGTGAGACGCACCGCACCGGCAACCGTGCCCCGTCGGTCACCGGGCCCGCTGGTCGGACCCTGCCTCTCCGCACACCGTTCACGCTGCGCGGCTCAGGCACGGATCCTGACGGAGACAAGCTGACCTACCTCTGGGAGCAGAACGACGTGGGCGGCGTGAACGGCACCGCACTGGTCGACAACAAGAAGGTCGACGGGCCGCTGTTCCGGGTGTTCGGTCACTATGCCGACGTCTCGGATGAGAACGCGAGGCTCAGCCCGTCACCCGGCCAGAACCAAGCCGGCTACAGCCCGTCGCGGACCTTCCCGGACATGGAACAGATCCTGGCCGGCAACACCAACGCCAAGACCGGAACCTGCCCGCCGGCACCGCCCAACAATGCCGACACGTACGTGGTGGTGCCGCTCCCGATCGTGAACTGCTATTCGGAGTTCCTGCCGGTCAAGGGCTACGTCGGCAACGCCGGGTCGAAGACACCCGCGATGCACTTCCGGTTGACTGCCCGCGACACCGTCGCCGGTGGCGGCGGAGTCAGCTACGCGGACCTGACTCTGCGGCTCGATCCGAACGCCGGACCATTCCTGGTCTCGTCGTTCGCCAAGGGCGGTTCGGTCAAGGCCGGCAGCAAGCAGACCATCACCTGGAAGGTCAATCGCACCCGCAAGCTGGCCAAGAATGTCAAGATCCTGCTCTCCACCGACAACGGCAAGACCTGGAGCAAGGTCCTGGTCAACAAGACTGCGAATGACGGCCGTGTTCGGGTCAAGCTGCCGAAGAAGGTCAAGACCACCCAGGCCAGGATCATGATTCGAGCGATCGACAACTACTTCTTCGATGTGAACGACAGCGTGTTCCGGATCAGGTAG